The following nucleotide sequence is from Acidimicrobiales bacterium.
GACACCGTGGAGGATCTGGTCAAGCTCGACGCGGCGGTGGGCAGCCGTGACCCGGCTCTTGGCCTGGGTGCGGTGGCCGCTTTGCGCCAGCTCGTCGAGGAGCTGGAGGAGCTCCACGTGGACAACGCCCGAGCACAAGGCTGGTCCTGGCAGGCCATCGCCGAGGCCCTGGGAGTGACCCGCCAATCGGTCCACAAGAAACACCATGTTCGGCGAGGACGCCGCGGGAGGTGACCGGGGTGCTCGACCACTGCGACGACGACACCCGCACGGTGATGGAGGCGGCCGTGGCCGAGGCTGAGCGGCTGGGTCACAACTGGATTGGGACCGAACACGTCCTGGTCGCACTCACCCTCCATCGCGACCTTCTCCCAGCGCCGGTAGCCGGGCTGCTGCCCGATGCCGTCCAGGTCCGGGACGCGCTGAGCGCAATCATCGACCCCCAACCCGAGTCGCCGAACGCGACGCTGCTCGCCAACCTGGGCATAGACCTTGACCGCGTCCGAGCCGCCGTGCGAGAGACCTTCGGCCCCGAGGCCGTCGACCGGCTCGCCCAGCGAACGGTGCCTCAGCCCTGGCAACCCTGGCGTCGACCGACCCGGGGGTGCGTGTCACTGCTCGCCGGCCATCGCAGCATCGCGCCCCGCCTCAAGCAAGCCGTGGAACACGCCGTCAACCACGCCACCCAACACCAG
It contains:
- a CDS encoding helix-turn-helix domain-containing protein; protein product: DTVEDLVKLDAAVGSRDPALGLGAVAALRQLVEELEELHVDNARAQGWSWQAIAEALGVTRQSVHKKHHVRRGRRGR